A window from Fodinibius salicampi encodes these proteins:
- a CDS encoding TolC family protein yields the protein MFSFQSFLRVIILVIISGIGLFHAGQAQDTLGLDEAIQLGLQNNYAIQIAHNESAIAENNASLGNAGFLPRLSANISKSRSVEDSRTVYSEGSLPDREDENAESTTTSAGVSLEWTLFDGLRMFTSYERFNELERLGEQQARLTIEQTLQEIIIGYYNITQLKRSLNALENTAEISRERIRIAETKKDLGSGSEYDLLQARADLNADSAALIRQETALKDAKIVFNQLLARDSQTEFAVVENIPLDEQLAYTDLEQQMLTNNVQLTAARMSQEIAELEVKEVKAERYPEISVNAGYNYNKNESGAGFLAFNETNGINYGITASVDIFDGFNINRRIRNAEIALKNQQLALEEQREVIQANLDSDYQNYINALRLVKLESENLTYAERSVSIALERFKLGTISSLELREAQRTLVSAENRLIEAQYEAKVAETNLFRLSGQLTGEGAGE from the coding sequence ATGTTTAGTTTTCAATCTTTTTTGCGCGTTATAATACTAGTAATTATTAGTGGTATAGGATTATTCCATGCTGGCCAGGCTCAGGATACACTAGGATTGGATGAGGCCATTCAGTTGGGGCTTCAGAACAATTATGCCATTCAAATAGCACACAATGAGTCGGCCATTGCAGAAAACAATGCTTCCTTGGGAAATGCCGGTTTTCTGCCACGTTTGTCCGCTAATATTTCCAAGTCGCGCAGTGTTGAAGATAGTCGGACAGTATATTCAGAAGGCAGTCTGCCTGACCGGGAAGACGAAAATGCGGAGTCAACAACCACCAGTGCCGGAGTTTCGTTGGAATGGACACTTTTTGACGGCTTGCGGATGTTTACCAGCTATGAACGCTTCAATGAACTCGAAAGACTGGGAGAACAGCAGGCACGGTTAACCATTGAGCAGACACTGCAGGAGATTATCATTGGATATTATAACATCACGCAATTGAAGCGGTCATTGAATGCCCTTGAAAATACGGCAGAGATATCCCGGGAGCGTATCCGAATCGCTGAAACCAAGAAAGACCTCGGTTCCGGTTCGGAATATGACCTGTTGCAAGCAAGAGCGGACTTGAATGCAGATAGTGCCGCTTTGATTCGTCAGGAAACGGCCTTAAAAGACGCTAAAATTGTTTTTAATCAACTTTTGGCCCGTGACAGCCAAACAGAGTTTGCGGTTGTTGAAAACATACCTCTAGATGAGCAACTAGCTTATACCGACCTTGAACAGCAGATGCTGACAAATAATGTGCAATTAACGGCGGCTAGGATGAGCCAGGAGATAGCTGAGCTGGAGGTGAAAGAGGTGAAGGCCGAGCGCTATCCGGAAATTTCTGTAAATGCAGGATATAACTATAATAAAAATGAGTCGGGCGCAGGGTTTTTAGCTTTTAATGAAACTAACGGCATTAACTATGGTATTACAGCTTCGGTAGATATTTTTGATGGATTTAATATAAACAGGCGTATCCGTAATGCTGAGATTGCCCTTAAAAACCAACAGCTGGCCTTGGAGGAGCAGCGAGAAGTCATCCAGGCAAACCTTGACAGCGATTATCAGAACTATATTAACGCCTTAAGGCTTGTAAAGTTAGAATCAGAAAATCTAACATATGCGGAAAGGTCTGTTAGTATAGCGCTCGAGCGTTTTAAGCTGGGAACGATAAGTTCATTAGAACTACGTGAAGCACAACGAACACTAGTAAGTGCAGAAAACAGGCTTATTGAAGCACAATACGAAGCAAAGGTTGCCGAAACAAATTTGTTTCGTTTAAGTGGTCAACTTACCGGGGAAGGAGCGGGTGAATAA
- a CDS encoding efflux RND transporter permease subunit: MSLSSLSIRRPVLATVFSLVILLLGFIAFTFLGVREYPAVDPPIITVSTSYTGANADVIESQITEPLEEEVNGIAGIKTMTSVSREGRSTITVEFDLDIDLETAANDVRARVSRAVRNIPPDADPPVVSKADADASPIVFFNVKSDQRNLLELTDIAINTFKERVQTIPGVSSVQIWGEKRYSMRLWMDPARLAAHNLTPLDVRNALQRENVELPSGRIEGNTTELTVRTMGRLSGVNEFENLIIRDTSEGTIQFKDIGEVELGAENERTVLKRDGVPMVGVVLVPQPGANQIEIADEFYRRAERIQNDLPPDIETAIGFDTTEYVRASINEVQQTIFLAMGLVILIIFLFLRDWRTTLIPIIVIPIALIGAFFVMYIAGFSINVLTLLAIVLAIGLVVDDAIVVLENIYAKIEQGMTPIEAGLVGSREIFFAVLATSLALISVFMPILFLGGITGRLFQEFGIVIAGAVVISTFVALTLTPMLSTKLLKQGQEHSKFYKKTEPFFQWLNKSYRNTLESFMQSRWLAFPILAGSALLMYLFFVGLPKELAPVEDRARIGLSASAPEGATFEYMDDYMDRLIAFVQETVPEAQSIISVTSPGFGASSSVNSGFARIILEDAENRERSQQQIYDELSESIKDLSGAQVYLFQEQSIGGGGGGLPVQFVLQADNIEKLKEVIPGFLQSVNSDPTFSFGDVNLKFNKPELQVNILRERARSLGVSAQDIAQTLQLSLSGQRFGYFIRDGKQYQVIGQVKREDRNNPADLQSLYVQNNEGTLVQIDNVVELQEQSSPPQLFRFNRYASATISAGLASGKTIGDGINAMNAIADSELDDSFTTSLAGPSRDYQESSSSLLFTFLMALVLVFLVLAAQFESFRDPLTIMFTVPLALTGALLTLWYFNETLNIFSQIGMIMLIGLVTKNGILIVEFANQRQRQGLNIREAIIDASAARFRPILMTSLSTVLGILPIALALGAGAESRTSMGIAIIGGLIIGSLLTLYIIPAIYSYLSSEKSADDGIDEELVRKAENLELQNV; the protein is encoded by the coding sequence ATGAGTTTATCGTCACTGAGCATACGCCGCCCGGTTCTGGCCACGGTTTTTTCATTAGTCATATTACTACTTGGATTTATCGCTTTTACCTTCCTTGGAGTACGAGAATATCCTGCAGTGGACCCACCGATTATTACGGTCAGTACTTCCTATACCGGAGCTAATGCGGATGTCATTGAATCGCAAATTACCGAACCTCTGGAAGAGGAGGTGAATGGTATTGCCGGGATCAAAACCATGACTTCGGTTAGTCGTGAAGGGCGCAGTACTATTACGGTAGAATTTGATCTGGATATTGATCTCGAAACGGCGGCCAATGATGTGCGTGCCCGGGTTTCGCGTGCCGTGCGTAATATTCCGCCCGATGCAGATCCCCCGGTTGTTTCAAAAGCGGATGCCGATGCCAGTCCTATTGTCTTTTTCAATGTTAAGAGCGATCAGCGTAATCTCCTGGAGTTAACGGATATTGCTATTAATACTTTTAAGGAGCGGGTACAAACTATACCTGGCGTCAGCAGTGTGCAAATTTGGGGTGAAAAGAGGTATTCGATGCGCCTTTGGATGGATCCCGCTCGATTGGCAGCCCATAACTTAACACCCCTGGATGTTAGGAATGCTCTGCAGCGTGAGAATGTAGAGCTGCCCTCGGGACGTATTGAGGGGAATACGACTGAACTTACGGTACGGACAATGGGGCGACTTTCTGGGGTTAATGAGTTTGAAAACCTCATTATCCGGGATACCAGTGAAGGGACGATTCAGTTTAAGGATATCGGGGAAGTAGAACTGGGGGCAGAAAATGAGCGCACCGTACTTAAGCGCGATGGTGTACCAATGGTGGGCGTGGTTTTAGTACCACAGCCCGGAGCCAATCAAATTGAGATTGCTGATGAATTTTACCGGCGGGCCGAACGCATTCAAAATGACTTACCTCCAGATATTGAAACCGCTATCGGTTTTGATACGACCGAATATGTCCGGGCTTCTATTAATGAAGTTCAGCAAACAATATTTTTGGCAATGGGACTGGTAATCCTGATTATCTTTCTATTTCTCAGAGATTGGCGCACTACGCTGATTCCCATTATAGTAATTCCCATTGCTCTTATCGGCGCTTTCTTTGTGATGTACATTGCCGGCTTCTCTATCAATGTATTAACCTTATTGGCTATTGTGCTTGCTATTGGATTAGTGGTGGATGATGCCATTGTGGTCCTTGAGAATATCTATGCGAAAATAGAGCAGGGGATGACGCCTATTGAAGCGGGTCTGGTGGGATCTCGCGAAATTTTCTTTGCTGTTTTAGCAACTTCACTAGCGCTGATATCCGTTTTTATGCCGATTCTATTTCTGGGAGGTATAACAGGCCGGTTGTTTCAGGAATTTGGAATTGTGATTGCCGGTGCCGTGGTGATCTCTACTTTCGTGGCGCTTACACTTACGCCCATGCTATCTACCAAACTACTTAAGCAAGGACAAGAGCACAGCAAATTTTATAAAAAAACGGAACCTTTTTTCCAGTGGCTCAATAAATCTTACCGTAATACGCTCGAGAGTTTTATGCAGAGCAGGTGGTTAGCCTTCCCGATCTTAGCCGGCTCTGCTTTGTTGATGTACCTTTTCTTTGTAGGACTTCCCAAGGAACTGGCCCCCGTAGAAGACCGGGCACGCATTGGTCTAAGTGCCTCGGCACCCGAAGGGGCTACATTTGAATATATGGATGATTATATGGATCGGTTGATTGCTTTTGTACAGGAAACAGTTCCTGAAGCACAGTCAATTATTTCTGTGACTTCTCCGGGCTTTGGCGCTTCGAGTTCGGTTAACTCTGGCTTTGCACGCATTATTCTGGAGGATGCGGAGAACAGGGAACGATCCCAGCAGCAGATTTATGATGAACTTTCAGAATCGATTAAAGATTTAAGTGGAGCACAGGTATATCTATTTCAGGAGCAAAGTATTGGTGGAGGCGGAGGAGGATTACCGGTACAGTTCGTACTTCAGGCAGATAATATTGAAAAATTGAAAGAAGTTATTCCCGGTTTTTTACAGTCAGTGAACAGTGATCCTACCTTTTCTTTTGGAGATGTTAATTTAAAGTTTAATAAGCCAGAGCTTCAGGTGAATATCCTGCGGGAGCGGGCCCGATCTCTGGGTGTTTCTGCACAGGATATCGCTCAGACGCTCCAGCTCTCACTCAGTGGTCAGCGATTCGGATACTTTATCAGAGATGGTAAACAGTATCAGGTAATTGGACAGGTAAAACGTGAGGATCGTAACAACCCCGCAGACCTGCAATCGTTATATGTGCAGAATAATGAAGGTACCCTTGTACAGATTGACAATGTTGTAGAACTCCAAGAGCAAAGCAGTCCGCCACAGCTATTTCGATTTAACCGATACGCATCGGCTACCATCTCGGCCGGGCTTGCAAGCGGAAAAACAATTGGAGATGGTATAAATGCCATGAATGCAATCGCTGATAGCGAGCTGGATGATTCATTTACCACTTCTCTGGCCGGACCGTCGCGGGATTACCAGGAAAGTTCTTCGAGTCTCTTGTTTACCTTTTTAATGGCACTGGTATTGGTATTTCTGGTACTAGCCGCCCAGTTCGAAAGCTTCAGAGATCCTCTGACTATAATGTTTACGGTTCCCCTTGCACTAACCGGCGCGCTATTGACGCTATGGTATTTCAATGAAACGCTGAACATATTCAGCCAGATTGGGATGATTATGCTTATAGGTCTGGTTACAAAGAACGGTATTCTCATTGTTGAATTTGCCAATCAGCGTCAGCGGCAAGGACTCAATATCAGAGAGGCAATTATTGATGCTTCAGCAGCCCGCTTTCGGCCTATTTTAATGACCTCCTTATCTACGGTATTGGGTATTTTACCCATTGCTCTGGCCTTGGGCGCCGGAGCAGAAAGCCGGACCTCAATGGGGATTGCTATCATTGGCGGATTGATCATAGGGAGTTTACTTACACTATATATCATTCCGGCTATTTATTCCTACCTGTCTTCCGAGAAATCAGCCGATGACGGTATCGATGAGGAATTGGTTAGAAAAGCAGAAAATCTGGAGTTGCAAAATGTTTAG
- a CDS encoding ATP-binding protein — MASADQKTLSIPSSYEALEQLEPFVIELQQWASFSDEDQNRIMLALSEAVNNAIVHGNDLQEDKTVTISASYQDRQLDISVMDEGKGFDPESIPNPLKEQNLLNEGGRGVYLMKQYADNVIFTKNGSKVTMNFEIG; from the coding sequence ATGGCTTCAGCAGACCAAAAAACACTGTCTATACCCTCCTCCTATGAAGCGTTGGAACAGCTGGAGCCTTTTGTCATTGAACTACAACAATGGGCGTCCTTTTCGGACGAAGATCAGAATCGTATCATGCTGGCACTCAGTGAAGCAGTAAATAATGCGATAGTTCATGGTAATGATTTGCAAGAAGATAAAACTGTAACCATCAGCGCCAGCTATCAAGATCGACAATTAGATATTTCGGTGATGGATGAGGGAAAAGGTTTTGATCCGGAAAGTATTCCAAATCCACTTAAAGAACAGAACTTACTCAATGAAGGGGGACGTGGCGTTTATCTGATGAAACAGTATGCCGATAATGTGATCTTTACTAAAAATGGTTCTAAGGTTACCATGAATTTTGAGATCGGATAA
- the dnaE gene encoding DNA polymerase III subunit alpha, with product MNFSHLHCHTQFSMLDGAASISQLIKKSKNEGMPAIAITDHGNMFGVPEFVNEAQKQGVKPIIGCEFYVTPSGMDDKKDTTRYHQVLLAKNMTGYKNLSKLCSMGYTEGMYYKPRIDKPTLAEHAEGLIATTCCIASEINQTIINKSEKEAKRIFEWYLNVFGDDYYIELQRHGLEDQNRCNETLVKWAKQYNVKMIATNDSHYVEEEDSEAHDILLALQTNADIDDPNRFRFTDDNNNLNTEFYLKTPEEMEELFSDLPSAIDNTNEIIEKVDDIDLSSELLLPHYSIPDEYDSMYDYLRQLTYEGAKKRYGEITHDVSERIEQELTIIKEMDFVGYFLIVQDFTSEARKRDVFVGPGRGSAAGSIVAYCLGIINIDPLRHDLLFERFLNPERVSPPDIDIDFDDSGRQEVIDYVVEEYGRDNVAQIVTYGTMKAKTAIRDVGRVLGVPLEEVNRITKLFPDQPGVNTFDKVLDKSKNPESADDIKELFDHPDPQVQKMMRFARTLEGSARQTGIHAAGVIIAPGEISDYVPVALSKDKELITQYDGPHAEDCGLLKMDFLGLKTLSILKTAIEYVEENHGVHYELDEIPEEDEKTFELYQKGNTIGTFQFESDGMRKYLKQLKPTELDDLIAMNALYRPGPMQFIPEYIDRKHGRSEVEYPHPDLKELLKPTYGIMIYQEQIMKAAQIIANYSLGEADLLRRAMGKKKKKVMAKQRKVFTERAVDNGVSEEKAEELFDIMAEFANYGFNKSHSAAYSVVAYQTAFFKANYPPEYMAAVLTHNMGDIDKVSKFIEECYHMGITVDPPNINTGAGKFVAVDGRIQYGMEAIKGVGSNAVDEVVKERKENGKYESIYDFARRIDPRVCNKRTLEGLIQAGAFDSLNPNRRKLSNNMETIISYGSRVQEMENSNQSDLFGDGSGSASAIDEPELQEIKPWSNIERLNKERELIGFYLSGHPLSKYKEDIRIFCSHTLKAEELEQLNDRTEVRCAGIITEVKRVTDKKGRPFAFLQMEDLHGTVEVIAFNDVYDRNLGMIQVDTLVVVDGSIDTRRGKPQIIANSFERIESMREKYQDQIELKLDIDTSQVDESELQEMANLFKNNQGQTNVHFNVLSREAKRPFAMHVRKYVVDPNEELIGGLKSLLGEDSVQMKRSVNGRR from the coding sequence ATGAATTTTTCTCACCTACATTGCCATACTCAATTTAGTATGCTTGACGGTGCCGCCAGCATCAGTCAGCTTATCAAGAAGTCAAAAAATGAAGGTATGCCAGCCATTGCCATTACCGATCATGGCAATATGTTTGGGGTGCCGGAGTTTGTTAATGAGGCACAGAAGCAGGGAGTTAAGCCAATTATTGGCTGTGAGTTTTATGTAACTCCCTCTGGCATGGATGACAAAAAGGATACCACTCGCTACCACCAGGTGCTGCTGGCGAAAAATATGACGGGCTATAAAAATTTGTCTAAGCTCTGTTCGATGGGCTACACCGAGGGGATGTACTACAAACCGCGTATTGATAAGCCCACACTGGCTGAGCATGCAGAAGGACTTATTGCAACAACCTGTTGTATTGCCAGCGAAATAAATCAGACTATAATCAATAAGAGTGAAAAAGAGGCCAAGCGGATTTTTGAGTGGTATCTGAATGTGTTTGGGGATGATTATTACATTGAACTACAGCGGCACGGACTGGAGGATCAGAATCGCTGCAATGAAACGCTGGTTAAATGGGCTAAACAGTACAATGTGAAAATGATTGCTACTAATGACTCTCATTATGTAGAGGAAGAAGACTCCGAGGCCCATGATATCCTCTTAGCCCTGCAAACTAATGCGGACATCGATGATCCCAATCGATTTCGATTTACTGATGATAATAACAATCTGAACACGGAATTTTACTTGAAAACGCCGGAGGAGATGGAGGAACTCTTCAGTGATCTGCCTTCGGCAATCGATAATACCAATGAGATTATCGAAAAAGTAGATGATATTGATCTCAGCTCCGAATTGCTCCTGCCGCATTATAGTATCCCGGATGAGTATGATTCGATGTACGATTATCTTCGTCAGCTTACCTATGAGGGGGCTAAAAAACGTTATGGGGAGATTACCCACGATGTGAGTGAACGCATTGAGCAGGAGCTGACTATCATTAAGGAAATGGATTTTGTAGGCTATTTCCTGATTGTACAGGATTTTACTTCTGAGGCCCGCAAGCGGGATGTCTTTGTTGGTCCTGGACGTGGTTCTGCGGCTGGTTCTATCGTGGCGTACTGCCTGGGAATAATTAATATTGATCCCCTGCGGCACGATCTGCTGTTCGAGCGTTTCCTGAATCCTGAGCGAGTAAGTCCCCCGGATATAGATATTGATTTCGATGACAGCGGCCGCCAGGAAGTGATCGACTATGTAGTTGAAGAATACGGTCGCGATAACGTGGCACAAATTGTTACCTATGGAACAATGAAGGCGAAGACAGCCATCCGTGATGTGGGGCGTGTATTGGGAGTGCCGCTGGAGGAGGTGAACCGGATTACCAAGCTGTTCCCCGATCAGCCGGGTGTAAATACCTTTGATAAGGTTTTGGACAAGTCTAAGAATCCTGAGTCTGCGGATGATATTAAAGAGCTGTTTGATCATCCTGATCCACAGGTACAGAAAATGATGCGCTTTGCGCGTACGTTGGAAGGGTCTGCCCGGCAAACTGGTATCCACGCGGCAGGGGTCATTATTGCCCCGGGAGAAATAAGTGATTATGTTCCCGTCGCCCTTTCTAAAGACAAGGAATTAATTACCCAGTATGATGGTCCCCACGCTGAAGATTGCGGACTGTTGAAAATGGATTTCCTCGGTCTTAAAACGCTTTCTATCCTCAAAACAGCCATAGAGTATGTAGAAGAAAATCATGGAGTACACTACGAGTTGGATGAGATTCCTGAAGAGGATGAGAAGACGTTTGAGCTTTACCAGAAGGGAAATACGATCGGGACCTTCCAGTTTGAGTCGGATGGCATGCGGAAATATCTTAAGCAGTTAAAGCCTACCGAATTGGACGATCTGATTGCGATGAATGCCCTTTATCGTCCGGGCCCCATGCAGTTTATCCCCGAGTATATTGATCGAAAGCACGGTCGAAGTGAAGTGGAGTATCCACATCCAGACCTGAAAGAGCTGCTGAAACCGACTTACGGTATCATGATCTACCAGGAGCAGATTATGAAGGCCGCCCAGATTATTGCCAATTATTCACTGGGCGAAGCGGATTTGCTTCGCCGGGCTATGGGTAAGAAAAAGAAAAAAGTAATGGCCAAGCAGCGCAAGGTCTTTACTGAAAGAGCTGTTGATAATGGGGTATCCGAAGAGAAGGCCGAAGAACTCTTTGATATTATGGCCGAGTTTGCGAACTATGGTTTTAACAAATCACACTCGGCGGCGTATTCTGTTGTAGCTTATCAAACTGCGTTCTTTAAGGCCAATTATCCGCCGGAATATATGGCCGCGGTCTTAACGCACAATATGGGCGACATTGATAAGGTGTCCAAGTTTATTGAAGAGTGCTACCATATGGGCATTACGGTAGATCCTCCGAATATAAATACGGGAGCCGGAAAGTTTGTAGCGGTGGATGGACGAATTCAGTATGGAATGGAAGCTATCAAGGGGGTGGGTTCCAATGCCGTGGATGAGGTAGTGAAGGAGCGTAAAGAAAATGGAAAATACGAGTCGATTTATGATTTCGCCCGTCGCATTGATCCTCGCGTTTGTAACAAACGCACCCTTGAGGGGTTGATTCAGGCGGGAGCCTTTGATTCTTTGAATCCAAACCGTCGAAAGCTGTCCAATAATATGGAAACGATTATCAGCTACGGTTCAAGGGTGCAAGAGATGGAAAACTCTAATCAGTCGGATCTGTTTGGAGACGGCAGCGGAAGTGCCTCTGCTATTGATGAGCCAGAGCTGCAGGAAATTAAACCATGGTCGAATATTGAACGGCTCAATAAGGAACGGGAACTGATTGGCTTTTATCTGAGTGGACATCCACTGAGTAAATACAAAGAAGATATACGTATCTTCTGTTCCCATACCTTAAAGGCTGAGGAACTGGAACAGCTCAATGATCGTACTGAAGTTCGGTGTGCCGGTATTATTACGGAAGTTAAACGGGTAACCGATAAAAAAGGACGTCCCTTTGCCTTTTTGCAAATGGAGGATTTACACGGCACGGTAGAGGTCATTGCCTTTAATGATGTGTACGACCGAAATTTAGGCATGATACAGGTCGATACCTTAGTCGTCGTGGATGGTAGTATTGATACCCGCCGCGGGAAACCCCAAATTATAGCTAACAGTTTTGAACGAATCGAAAGTATGCGGGAAAAATATCAGGATCAGATAGAGCTGAAGCTGGATATTGATACTTCCCAGGTAGATGAGAGTGAGCTGCAGGAAATGGCTAATCTCTTCAAGAATAATCAAGGACAAACGAATGTACACTTTAATGTGTTAAGCAGGGAGGCAAAGCGACCTTTTGCCATGCATGTGCGTAAATACGTGGTGGATCCCAATGAAGAGTTAATCGGCGGATTGAAATCACTGCTGGGCGAGGATTCTGTTCAAATGAAACGGAGCGTGAATGGCAGAAGATAA
- a CDS encoding efflux RND transporter periplasmic adaptor subunit: MNKRTKRLIAGLGVLLLFLVLAYPKIAPLFSSPAQGEQSNQSDPLQVEVAVAEPTTLQRKISSTGSILANETVDLRSEVSGKITSIFLKEGQSVQEGDLLIKINDSELQAQLDRAKHRLALAEQREGRQAKLLAEGGISQEDYDATLNEVNVLRSEVNLIEAQIDKTEIRAPFDGRVGLKYVSDGSYISPTTRIASLQNIDPVKIDFSIPERYYNQVQNGDKIVFDVQTAEQSFEGDIYAIEPAIERNTRSVQIRARSDNKEALLLPGSFADIELILESSDNALTVPTISLVPELGGQYIYLYRDGKVVKQEVKTGIRSESQVEIVEGLNPGDSVLTTGLLQVREGMAVEISGTDRGSS; encoded by the coding sequence ATGAATAAAAGAACAAAGCGTTTGATAGCAGGTCTGGGAGTGCTGCTGTTATTTTTAGTGTTAGCATATCCCAAAATTGCTCCACTTTTTAGTAGTCCTGCACAGGGAGAGCAATCGAACCAGTCGGATCCCTTGCAAGTTGAAGTGGCAGTAGCAGAACCTACTACGCTACAGCGAAAAATTTCATCAACCGGGTCAATTCTTGCGAATGAAACAGTTGATTTACGAAGTGAAGTTTCGGGTAAAATAACATCTATTTTTCTGAAAGAAGGACAGTCGGTACAGGAAGGTGATTTGCTTATAAAAATAAATGATAGCGAGCTGCAGGCACAGTTGGATCGGGCAAAACACCGCTTAGCATTGGCAGAGCAGCGTGAAGGCCGCCAGGCAAAATTGCTAGCAGAAGGGGGCATTAGCCAAGAAGATTATGACGCTACCCTTAATGAAGTGAATGTGCTTCGGTCGGAAGTTAACCTTATTGAAGCCCAAATTGATAAAACAGAAATTCGTGCCCCTTTTGATGGAAGGGTCGGACTAAAATATGTAAGTGACGGCAGCTATATATCGCCTACTACTAGAATTGCGTCGTTGCAGAATATTGATCCGGTTAAGATTGATTTTTCTATTCCGGAACGTTACTACAATCAGGTGCAAAATGGTGATAAAATAGTATTTGATGTACAGACTGCCGAGCAGTCTTTCGAGGGAGATATTTATGCCATTGAGCCAGCTATAGAGCGTAATACCCGATCAGTGCAAATCCGGGCCCGCAGTGATAACAAAGAAGCCTTGTTATTACCCGGTTCATTTGCTGATATTGAACTTATTTTGGAAAGCAGTGACAATGCGTTGACAGTACCAACGATCTCACTTGTTCCGGAATTAGGCGGTCAATATATATATTTGTATCGGGATGGAAAGGTTGTGAAGCAAGAGGTGAAGACCGGAATTCGAAGTGAAAGTCAGGTTGAAATAGTTGAAGGGTTGAATCCCGGTGATAGCGTACTGACGACCGGTCTTTTACAGGTTCGCGAGGGTATGGCGGTCGAAATTTCTGGTACAGATAGGGGGTCCTCATGA
- the trxA gene encoding thioredoxin, which produces MSKALELTDETFEEEVLNADADTPVLVDFWAEWCGPCRMVGPVVEELAEEFEGKAKVGKVDVDSNSETSTKYGIRSIPALLIFKDGEVVDQIVGAVPKAQLKKQLEAQVTN; this is translated from the coding sequence ATGAGTAAAGCACTAGAACTCACAGATGAAACGTTTGAAGAAGAAGTATTAAATGCTGATGCAGATACTCCTGTATTGGTGGATTTTTGGGCTGAATGGTGTGGCCCATGCCGGATGGTCGGGCCTGTTGTAGAGGAATTGGCTGAAGAGTTTGAAGGAAAAGCGAAGGTAGGTAAGGTAGATGTAGATTCTAACTCTGAAACATCCACCAAGTATGGCATTCGTAGTATACCCGCTCTGCTCATTTTTAAAGATGGAGAAGTAGTTGATCAGATTGTAGGAGCAGTACCTAAAGCCCAGCTTAAAAAACAGTTGGAAGCGCAGGTTACAAACTAA